From Hermetia illucens chromosome 6, iHerIll2.2.curated.20191125, whole genome shotgun sequence, one genomic window encodes:
- the LOC119660183 gene encoding uncharacterized protein LOC119660183: protein MTSLPHPFINHPELIDIPAEMLPAVEEISKWIKSQPRFPVFSKNHAYLFLHACHGDIPSAKRALLRYIQIRAIAPDIFDGRDIMLEEIQFVFDMTHMVALPFKTPEGYNILVYRLSDSDPSKMHFGNAVKAFCMFNDVRISEDVITEGYVVVFDMKGLRFGHLARVQFGPLRMFMQYIQEAHPVRLKRIYVVHTSFFINQIMTLVKPLIRHELLSLLKFTSSGPADVLPAELLPVDYGGPLERLEKMHKKQRRMLETKYRQWLIDSARLKEIPKEERGKTATTTKVSNTIGASNKLEFD, encoded by the exons GATTAAATCTCAACCTCGATTTCcagttttttcaaaaaatcacgCCTATTTGTTTCTGCATGCCTGCCATGGGGACATTCCAAGTGCGAAGAGGGCTCTATTGCGATACATACAAATACGCGCCATAGCGCCTGATATTTTCGATGGCCGAGACATTATGCTGGAGGAGATTCAATTTGTGTTTGACATGAC GCATATGGTAGCATTACCTTTTAAGACACCAGAGGGATATAATATCCTTGTATATCGACTTTCCGATTCAGATCCATCTAAAATGCATTTTGGAAACGCTGTTAAAGCATTTTGCATGTTCAATGATGTTCGCATTAGTGAAGACG TCATAACCGAAGGATACGTGGTTGTTTTTGATATGAAAGGATTGCGATTTGGGCACTTGGCACGAGTTCAATTTGGTCCGTTGCGAATGTTCATGCAGTATATCCAGGAGGCACATCCTGTGCGACTTAAGCGAATCTACGTTGTGCACACATCGTTCTTTATTAATCAAATCATGACGTTGGTGAAGCCACTCATTCGTCACGAGCTTCTATCGTTACTGAAGTTCACGTCATCTGGACCCGCTGATGTCCTACCTGCAGAACTGTTACCAGTG GATTATGGTGGTCCCTTGGAGCGACTTGAGAAGATGCACAAGAAGCAACGTCGCATGCTCGAAACCAAATATCGTCAGTGGTTGATAGATTCCGCTCGTCTGAAGGAAATCCCCAAGGAAGAAAGGGGGAAGACAGCTACTACGACTAAAGTGAGTAACACAATTGGTGCATCGAACAAACTCGAATTCGACTGA